AACGTTTTGTAGCCGATAGTGGACGAGTTTCCATGATACGAACTACGTCACCAGTTTTAGCTTGGTTATTCTCATCATGCGTTTTGAATTTTTTAGAGTATTTAACACGTTTACCATATAATTTATGAAATTTATATGTTTCAACTAATACAGTAATTGTTTTATCCATTTTGTCAGATACAACACGGCCTGTGTACTCTTTACGATTATTACGTTCACTCATTTTGAGGCTAACCCCCTCTCTAAGGTTCTAGTTATTTACACTTAGTTCACGTTGACGTGCAACTGTTTTAAGACGAGCAATAGATTTACGGACTGTACGAATACGTGCAGTGTTTTCCAAAGATCCAGTCGCTAATTGAAAGCGTAAATTAAATAGTTCTTCCTTCAATGATTTTACTTTTTGTTCAATTTCGGCAGTGGTTAGTTCTCTGATTTCATTAGCCTTCATTGATTTCACCACCAATTTCTTCACGTTTTACAAACTTAGTTTTGATCGGCAGTTTATGAGAAGCAAGACGTAAAGCTTCACGTGCAACTTCCTCACTTACACCAGCGATTTCAAACAAAATTTTACCTGGTTTTACTACTGCAACCCATCCTTCAGGAGCACCTTTACCGGAACCCATTCGAACTTCAAGGGGCTTTGCAGTATATGGTTTGTCTGGAAAGATTTTGATCCAAACTTTACCGCCACGTTTCATATAACGAGTCATTGCAATACGAGCTGACTCAATTTGGCGGTTTGTGATCCATGAAGCTTCAAGTGCTTGTAAACCATACTCACCAAAAGCTACAGTTTTTCCACCTTTTGCTTGACCTCTCATGCGACCACGATGTTGTCTACGATATTTAACACGTTTGGGCATTAACATAATGCATATCCCCCTTCCTTATTTTGTAGTTTTAGTTGGAAGGACTTCTCCACGATAGATCCACACTTTAACACCTAATTTACCGTAAGTAGTATCAGCTTCTGCTGTACCATAATCGATATCAGCACGTAATGTGTGTAGTGGTACTGTTCCTTCGCTATAATGTTCCGCACGGGCGATGTCCGCTCCACCTAGACGGCCGGAAACTTGTGTTTTAATTCCTTTTGCTCCACCGCGTATAGCGCGTTGAATAGATTGTTTCTGAGCACGACGGAATGAAATACGGTTTTCTAATTGACGAGCAATATTTTCAGCAACCAATGTTGCGTTAATATCAACCTTTTTAACTTCAACGATATTAATATGAACACGTTTGCCAGTTAAACTGTTTAATGATTTACGTAAAGCTTCAACCTCAGATCCGCCTTTACCAATTACCATACCAGGCTTACCAGTATGAATTGTAATGTTTACACGGTTTGCTGCACGTTCGATTTCGATAGAAGAAACAGCAGCAATACGTAAGCGGTTCTCCAGATATTCTCTGATTTTGATATCTTCGTGTAGTAAGTCTGCATA
This Virgibacillus phasianinus DNA region includes the following protein-coding sequences:
- the rpmC gene encoding 50S ribosomal protein L29 — its product is MKANEIRELTTAEIEQKVKSLKEELFNLRFQLATGSLENTARIRTVRKSIARLKTVARQRELSVNN
- the rpsQ gene encoding 30S ribosomal protein S17, with product MSERNNRKEYTGRVVSDKMDKTITVLVETYKFHKLYGKRVKYSKKFKTHDENNQAKTGDVVRIMETRPLSATKRFRLVEVVEEAVII
- the rplP gene encoding 50S ribosomal protein L16 translates to MLMPKRVKYRRQHRGRMRGQAKGGKTVAFGEYGLQALEASWITNRQIESARIAMTRYMKRGGKVWIKIFPDKPYTAKPLEVRMGSGKGAPEGWVAVVKPGKILFEIAGVSEEVAREALRLASHKLPIKTKFVKREEIGGEINEG
- the rpsC gene encoding 30S ribosomal protein S3; the protein is MGQKVNPVGLRVGVIRDWESKWYAGKDYADLLHEDIKIREYLENRLRIAAVSSIEIERAANRVNITIHTGKPGMVIGKGGSEVEALRKSLNSLTGKRVHINIVEVKKVDINATLVAENIARQLENRISFRRAQKQSIQRAIRGGAKGIKTQVSGRLGGADIARAEHYSEGTVPLHTLRADIDYGTAEADTTYGKLGVKVWIYRGEVLPTKTTK